ACGGCGTATCCGAAGGCGCAGTACTGGCCATCAAGTCTGGCCGTGCCCTCGCGCGACAGCGCGATGAAGAATTGACTCCCCGCGGAGTGCGGCTCGTCGCCGCGCGCCATCGAGAGCACGCCGAAGTCGTGCGGCAGATCGCTCGGCTCAAGCGCCAGGTTGAAACCCGGTCCGCCATCGCCCGTGGTGGTGGGGTCACCACCTTGCACGACGAATGGTCTTCCCTCGCGATCGCGCGGGACCACGCGGTGCATGACCGTCTGGTCATAGAAGCCCGCTTCGACGAGCGTCAGGAAGTTCCACACCGTGGCCGGCGCCGCATCAGGCGCAAACGCGAAGAGGATGGGACCGAACTCCGTGCGCATGATCGCATCGCGGTCGGGATAGACGCGAAACCCGCTGGTGATCGGCGAGTCGCCTTCAATCCACGACGATCGAAGTGCCGCAGCCGCGGGATCGTTGGGATCAAGCGGCTCGCTGCCCCATCCGATGATGCGCGTGAAGCGCGTTACGCCATCGGGGCGCTTCGCTTCGACGGTCCTGCATGGCGGTGGAGTACGAAGGGGCACGACCACCAGTGGCGTACCGGTCGGATGACCTCCACTCAGGAGTTGAAGCCACGCCGCGCGCTCGAGCGCATGAATGGGCGGAAGCATGGCGAGCGCGTCGTAGCGCCCCGCATCGATCGGCGTCGAGGCAAGGACCGTGCCGCTCGGTGCCATCAGCACGAGGTCGAGCGGCGGCGTGTTCGGAGGTCGCGTGACCTCGATCCAGATCGGACCCTCCGGCTTGACCCAGGTTCGCTCCGACCGCATCGAGGGCAGAAGTTCGGGCAGCGGAGGCGGGCCCTCGGGCGCGGGTAATGGAGCGGAGTGGGGCGCGATCGCACGCACCGGTTTCGGCGCGACCGCCGTGGAATCATCGGCGCGCGTCGAGGTGACGGTAAGGAGGAGCAGCGTGGCCACACTGGCGGCATGCGAATGCATCCTGGGATTGTCCTGCATGGAACCCGTATCATCCACCCATG
The Phycisphaeraceae bacterium genome window above contains:
- a CDS encoding peptidylprolyl isomerase, whose translation is MQDNPRMHSHAASVATLLLLTVTSTRADDSTAVAPKPVRAIAPHSAPLPAPEGPPPLPELLPSMRSERTWVKPEGPIWIEVTRPPNTPPLDLVLMAPSGTVLASTPIDAGRYDALAMLPPIHALERAAWLQLLSGGHPTGTPLVVVPLRTPPPCRTVEAKRPDGVTRFTRIIGWGSEPLDPNDPAAAALRSSWIEGDSPITSGFRVYPDRDAIMRTEFGPILFAFAPDAAPATVWNFLTLVEAGFYDQTVMHRVVPRDREGRPFVVQGGDPTTTGDGGPGFNLALEPSDLPHDFGVLSMARGDEPHSAGSQFFIALSREGTARLDGQYCAFGYAVGGREPILRMSEVPIDDPRTGRPKDPPRVERIELVPAPARMPGVDRRDLRLPREPPPGPPPANPER